One genomic segment of Hordeum vulgare subsp. vulgare chromosome 2H, MorexV3_pseudomolecules_assembly, whole genome shotgun sequence includes these proteins:
- the LOC123428392 gene encoding thiol protease SEN102-like, translating to MATMAILLVVAIAIATLAPVMSMGITDQDLESEESLWDLYERWCAFNEVAHDPDEKSMRFSIFKQNVRFIHENNQGDTHFKLGLNIFADRTHAELPNVEADCTSTSHLPDDIDYMPHTAVTNGDLPDRVDWRDKNAVTSVKKQGDYCGSCWAFTAVGAVEGITAIKTGKLEDLSPQMLIDCDKDNRGCRCGMVWRAFDFIKKNGIATERAYPYDGIEHRCYMKSDGLSRFASIERFRVVYSNERALMAAVAVQPVTVDIGVDIYFHYYSEDMGVYTGPCNKTTTHTVLVVGYDIDAFQRKYWILKNSWGRKWGHDVHGTR from the coding sequence ATGGCGACCATGGCAATACTACTGGTGGTCGCCATCGCGATTGCAACTCTTGCGCCAGTGATGAGCATGGGCATTACTGATCAAGACCTAGAGTCGGAGGAGTCACTTTGGGATCTCTATGAGCGATGGTGTGCATTCAATGAGGTGGCACATGACCCCGATGAGAAGTCGATGCGCTTTAGCATCTTCAAACAGAATGTGCGCTTCATTCATGAGAATAACCAGGGCGATACGCACTTCAAGCTCGGACTCAACATTTTCGCCGACAGGACCCATGCTGAACTACCCAACGTCGAAGCTGATTGCACCTCGACGAGCCACCTCCCAGACGACATCGATTACATGCCTCATACCGCGGTCACCAATGGGGACCTCCCTGACCGCGTTGATTGGCGGGACAAGAATGCGGTGACAAGTGTCAAGAAACAAGGGGATTATTGCGGCTCATGTTGGGCCTTCACAGCCGTTGGCGCTGTGGAGGGCATAACTGCTATCAAGACTGGCAAGCTCGAGGATCTATCACCACAGATGCTCATCGACTGCGACAAAGATAACCGTGGTTGCAGATGTGGTATGGTGTGGAGAGCTTTCGACTTCATAAAAAAGAACGGTATAGCGACGGAGAGGGCTTACCCATACGACGGCATTGAGCATCGGTGTTACATGAAGTCGGATGGTCTTTCTCGCTTTGCTTCCATAGAACGGTTTCGTGTAGTATACAGCAACGAAAGGGCTTTGATGGCGGCGGTTGCGGTCCAGCCCGTCACAGTGGACATCGGGGTCGACATATACTTCCACTATTATAGCGAGGACATGGGCGTGTACACCGGTCCATGCAACAAAACCACCACCCACACCGTCTTGGTGGTTGGTTATGACATAGACGCATTTCAACGAAAATACTGGATCTTAAAGAACTCGTGGGGCCGCAAATGGGGTCATGATGTACATGGCACGCGATGA